In one window of bacterium DNA:
- a CDS encoding diguanylate cyclase, whose product MAEGGQRPRVLVVDDSRYYRELAKDVLCTRAEVECCANGADALVALSREPADLVLSDLSMPGLNGLELLQKVQREHPGTDFVLMTAHASVESAVEALRMGAADYLQKPVRAEDLILVMERTVARRGVLVENLRLRDELAAFEACKSLTACLESEEVFAVGLDLVVQAAGATSGFCLYGRPSLPGSHGFHTRGMDEEAEAQLRELVARGKRLTIEGGEGPERHSDGPFVRALQDARMPVNEALVVPVQGSETETESGLFCIVQPTGSFSESSVARAGIVASFASVALQNAERYLRVRERAFVDDVTDLYNARYLLEATEREVRRAERYGNALSILFLDLDRFKLVNDQHGHLVGSGALRQLAQVLLQCVRTVDTVARYGGDEFTIILVDTEEDVAGQIAERIRQAVETTSFEATDGVTLRLTCSVGIAAYPAHGSRPDELLDAADKAMYRAKSNGWNKVCSASELD is encoded by the coding sequence ATGGCCGAGGGCGGGCAGCGTCCCCGTGTTCTGGTAGTCGACGACAGCCGTTACTACCGGGAGCTTGCCAAGGACGTCCTTTGTACCCGGGCGGAGGTCGAGTGCTGCGCGAACGGTGCTGACGCTCTGGTGGCCCTCTCTCGAGAGCCTGCCGATCTGGTGCTGTCGGACCTGTCGATGCCCGGCCTCAACGGCCTGGAGCTCTTGCAGAAGGTTCAACGGGAGCATCCCGGTACGGACTTCGTGTTGATGACGGCCCATGCCTCGGTGGAGAGCGCAGTCGAGGCCTTGCGCATGGGCGCCGCCGACTACCTCCAGAAGCCGGTCCGCGCGGAAGACCTGATTCTGGTCATGGAACGCACTGTCGCGAGGCGGGGGGTGCTGGTCGAGAACCTTCGGCTACGCGATGAGCTCGCCGCCTTCGAGGCGTGCAAGAGCTTGACCGCGTGCCTCGAATCCGAAGAAGTCTTCGCTGTCGGGCTGGATCTGGTGGTACAGGCCGCAGGCGCAACCAGCGGCTTCTGCCTGTATGGACGTCCTTCGCTGCCGGGCTCTCATGGCTTCCATACCCGCGGCATGGACGAGGAAGCTGAAGCCCAGCTTCGAGAACTCGTCGCCCGAGGCAAACGCCTGACGATCGAGGGTGGGGAGGGTCCCGAGCGGCATTCGGACGGTCCTTTCGTGCGCGCGCTTCAAGACGCCCGGATGCCCGTCAACGAGGCGCTCGTGGTTCCGGTGCAAGGGTCCGAGACCGAGACCGAGAGCGGGCTCTTCTGCATCGTTCAGCCGACGGGTTCGTTCTCGGAATCCTCAGTCGCCAGAGCCGGGATCGTTGCGAGCTTCGCGTCCGTCGCATTGCAAAATGCCGAGCGTTATCTGCGTGTCCGCGAGCGGGCATTCGTCGACGACGTGACGGATCTCTACAACGCGCGCTACCTGCTCGAAGCCACCGAACGCGAGGTGCGGCGAGCCGAGCGCTACGGAAATGCACTCTCGATCTTGTTCCTCGACCTGGATCGCTTCAAGCTCGTGAACGACCAACATGGGCATCTGGTCGGATCGGGAGCGTTGCGTCAGCTCGCGCAGGTACTCCTCCAGTGCGTGCGAACCGTCGACACCGTGGCGCGCTATGGCGGCGACGAGTTCACGATCATCCTCGTCGATACGGAGGAAGACGTGGCCGGTCAGATCGCCGAGCGCATTCGCCAGGCCGTGGAAACGACCTCTTTCGAGGCCACCGATGGCGTGACCCTCCGACTGACCTGCAGTGTGGGAATCGCGGCCTATCCCGCCCACGGGTCCCGCCCGGATGAACTCCTCGATGCGGCGGACAAGGCCATGTACCGGGCCAAATCGAACGGGTGGAACAAGGTCTGCTCGGCAAGTGAGCTCGACTGA
- the aspS gene encoding aspartate--tRNA ligase, which produces MGDLRRTHACGEVGTAQVGDEIVVAGWVHGHRDHGGVIFADVRDRTGRLQFVFRPDNDAEVHRRADELRTEFVILARGRVVRRDPENVNPDLPTGEVEVEASELRVLNAAVPPPFPIEDESGVDEAVRLRNRIHDLRRPTLQRTLRMRSELGQAFRRSLCDLDFLEIETPILAKATPEGARDFLVPSRLQHGEFYALPQSPQIMKQLFMVSGFDRYFQIARCFRDEDQRADRQLEFTQVDLEMSFVGVEDVLEVLEEVTCRACKEGAGVELPRPFPRMSWAEAMSRFGIDRPDTRIQLELVELTDLFAASEFRAFRGVVDAGGIVKCLPIHDADELSRGDIDRLEKFVRKELGAKGLAWIRVTADGTWQSPIVKFLSDAEREAIQEKTGARPGSLVFFQADQSEKANGILARLRVDLGLRLGRTDGRGWDPLFVVDFPLFEREENGGLTYMHMPFVAPMDEDLELLDSEPEKVRATHYDVILNGTELGSGSLRNHRVDVQRRVLEIMGYAKDEMEAQFGFLLNALEAGAPPHGGFAFGYDRLVMVLTGAESLRDVIAFPKTQRGQDLLMDAPSVVQREQLEELRLRVVRERKEG; this is translated from the coding sequence ATGGGCGATCTGCGGCGGACCCATGCCTGTGGCGAAGTGGGGACGGCCCAGGTCGGTGACGAGATCGTGGTCGCGGGCTGGGTCCATGGTCACCGAGACCATGGCGGCGTGATCTTTGCGGACGTGCGAGATCGCACGGGCCGCCTGCAGTTCGTGTTTCGGCCGGACAACGACGCCGAAGTCCATCGCCGGGCCGACGAACTCCGCACGGAGTTCGTGATTCTCGCCCGGGGCCGGGTCGTGCGTCGTGATCCGGAGAATGTGAACCCGGACCTCCCGACCGGGGAGGTCGAGGTCGAGGCAAGCGAATTGCGCGTGTTGAACGCCGCCGTGCCGCCGCCGTTCCCGATCGAAGACGAATCCGGCGTCGACGAAGCGGTACGCCTGCGGAACCGGATCCACGATCTTCGGCGACCCACACTCCAGCGAACCCTGCGAATGCGCTCGGAATTGGGGCAGGCCTTCCGCCGCAGCCTCTGCGATCTGGATTTCCTCGAGATCGAAACGCCCATTCTCGCGAAAGCAACGCCGGAAGGGGCCCGCGATTTCCTGGTGCCGAGTAGGCTTCAGCACGGCGAGTTCTACGCCTTGCCCCAATCGCCCCAGATCATGAAGCAGCTGTTCATGGTTTCGGGCTTCGATCGCTATTTCCAGATTGCTCGTTGCTTCCGGGACGAAGATCAACGCGCGGATCGCCAACTGGAATTCACCCAGGTCGATCTGGAGATGTCGTTCGTCGGTGTCGAGGACGTGCTCGAGGTGCTGGAAGAGGTGACCTGCCGGGCGTGCAAGGAAGGCGCGGGCGTCGAGTTGCCACGCCCCTTCCCGCGCATGTCCTGGGCGGAGGCGATGAGCCGCTTTGGCATCGATCGGCCGGATACGCGCATCCAGCTCGAGTTGGTCGAGTTGACGGATCTTTTCGCGGCCAGCGAGTTCCGCGCCTTCCGCGGCGTGGTCGATGCGGGCGGGATCGTGAAATGCCTTCCGATTCATGATGCGGACGAGCTTTCGCGCGGAGACATCGACCGGCTCGAGAAATTCGTCCGGAAGGAACTCGGTGCGAAGGGCCTGGCGTGGATCCGCGTAACGGCCGACGGAACCTGGCAATCGCCGATCGTGAAATTCCTCTCCGATGCGGAGCGCGAGGCGATCCAGGAGAAGACCGGCGCTCGGCCTGGCAGCCTGGTCTTCTTCCAGGCCGATCAATCCGAAAAGGCCAACGGCATCCTGGCCCGCCTGCGGGTGGATCTCGGCCTGCGCCTGGGCCGAACGGACGGTCGCGGTTGGGATCCTCTGTTCGTCGTCGATTTTCCGCTCTTCGAGCGGGAAGAGAACGGCGGGCTTACCTACATGCACATGCCCTTCGTGGCGCCGATGGACGAGGACCTGGAACTCCTCGATTCGGAGCCCGAGAAGGTCAGGGCCACCCACTACGATGTGATTCTCAACGGCACCGAACTCGGTTCCGGAAGCCTGCGGAACCACCGTGTGGACGTTCAGCGCCGGGTCCTCGAGATCATGGGCTACGCCAAGGACGAGATGGAGGCACAATTCGGGTTCCTCCTGAATGCGCTGGAAGCGGGCGCACCGCCCCACGGCGGCTTCGCGTTCGGGTACGATCGCCTCGTCATGGTGCTGACCGGTGCAGAGAGCCTGCGCGATGTCATCGCCTTCCCGAAGACCCAGAGGGGACAGGATCTGCTGATGGACGCCCCGTCCGTGGTTCAGCGAGAGCAGCTCGAAGAGCTCCGCCTGCGCGTCGTGCGCGAGCGCAAGGAAGGCTGA
- a CDS encoding LysM peptidoglycan-binding domain-containing protein yields MLMLIVLVATMVANAEEAPPVEEAPPVEEPAPTPVRAGVRRTYTVQPGQSLWQIASLTVGDPTLWPALYLANRDQIKDPSRVYPGQELAIPNIDPERAATLRREGGALNTQ; encoded by the coding sequence ATGTTGATGCTGATCGTGCTCGTAGCCACGATGGTGGCGAACGCCGAGGAGGCGCCGCCCGTCGAGGAGGCGCCGCCCGTCGAGGAACCGGCGCCCACCCCCGTGCGCGCCGGAGTGCGCCGGACCTACACGGTCCAGCCCGGACAATCCCTGTGGCAAATCGCCTCTCTGACGGTGGGGGACCCGACCCTCTGGCCGGCGCTGTATCTGGCTAATCGGGATCAGATCAAGGATCCGTCTCGGGTCTATCCCGGCCAGGAACTGGCCATTCCGAATATCGACCCGGAGCGCGCGGCCACGCTGCGCCGAGAGGGCGGAGCGCTCAACACCCAGTAG
- the mdh gene encoding malate dehydrogenase — MARPKIALIGGGNIGGVLAEQAAYRELGDVVLFDVVDGLPQGKALDMAEGAPLLDSDAKISGTNSYEGIAGADVVIITAGLARKPGMSRDDLLNTNLKIMKQVAEGVRDNAPDAYVIVISNPLDAMVYTFKEVSGFPKNRVVGMAGVLDSTRFRSFVAWELDVSVQDVTALVLGGHGDTMVPLVRYCTVAGIPLQQLLSADKIDAIVERTKKAGGEVVGLLKTGSAFVSPAVSAIEMAESILRDKKRVLACACLLEGEFGVDGLYVGVPCVLGAGGVERVLEVELDAEERKLFDASVEHVKTLVEQIEI; from the coding sequence ATGGCACGACCCAAGATCGCCCTGATCGGCGGCGGAAACATCGGAGGCGTCCTCGCAGAGCAGGCCGCCTATCGTGAACTCGGCGACGTCGTCCTCTTCGACGTGGTCGACGGCCTGCCTCAGGGCAAGGCCCTCGACATGGCCGAGGGCGCTCCTCTCCTCGATTCCGATGCGAAGATCTCCGGAACGAATTCCTACGAAGGGATTGCGGGCGCCGACGTGGTGATCATCACGGCCGGCCTTGCTCGCAAGCCCGGTATGTCCCGTGACGATCTGCTCAACACGAACCTCAAGATCATGAAGCAGGTGGCGGAGGGCGTTCGCGACAACGCACCGGATGCCTACGTGATCGTGATCTCGAATCCCCTCGACGCCATGGTCTACACGTTCAAGGAGGTGTCGGGCTTTCCGAAGAATCGCGTCGTCGGCATGGCTGGTGTTCTCGATTCCACGCGCTTCCGAAGCTTCGTGGCCTGGGAGCTGGACGTTTCGGTCCAGGACGTCACTGCGCTCGTGCTCGGTGGCCACGGGGATACGATGGTTCCCCTGGTGCGCTACTGCACGGTGGCAGGGATCCCGCTCCAGCAGCTGCTCTCTGCCGACAAGATCGATGCGATCGTCGAGCGCACGAAGAAGGCGGGCGGCGAGGTCGTCGGCTTGCTGAAGACCGGTTCGGCGTTCGTGTCACCGGCGGTTTCCGCGATCGAGATGGCCGAATCGATCTTGCGTGACAAGAAGCGGGTGCTTGCCTGTGCGTGTCTGCTCGAGGGTGAGTTCGGTGTCGACGGCCTGTATGTCGGCGTGCCCTGCGTCCTCGGCGCTGGCGGTGTCGAGCGGGTGCTCGAGGTCGAGCTGGACGCCGAGGAGCGCAAGCTCTTCGATGCAAGCGTCGAGCATGTGAAGACCCTGGTCGAGCAGATCGAGATCTAG
- the sucC gene encoding ADP-forming succinate--CoA ligase subunit beta — MNVHEYQAKELFRAFGVAVPEGHLASTPAEAEAAAKRLGTAVTVVKAQVHAGGRGKGGGVKLAKSPAEAKQHASDILGMTLVTHQTGPAGKLVRKVYVEAGSDIDRELYLALTLDRATENFAIIASTEGGMNIEEVAESTPEKIHNEFIDPNVGLQSYQVRKVAKALKLDKGQTAKLDVFLKGLYKLFTEKDGSLVEINPLVVTADGDLLALDGKLGFDDNGLFRHPEIAELRDPEEEDPRERAANEIDLAYVGLDGDIGCMVNGAGLAMATLDMIAVCGGSPANFLDAGGGADKEKVKEAFKLILEDEKVKAILVNIFGGIVRCDLIAEGVVAAAGELGVEVPLVVRLQGNNADLGREIMAASGLNLTPAETLQEAGEKAVSAARGA; from the coding sequence ATGAACGTCCACGAGTATCAGGCGAAGGAATTGTTCCGCGCCTTTGGTGTCGCGGTGCCCGAAGGGCATCTGGCCTCCACGCCCGCCGAGGCGGAGGCCGCCGCGAAGCGGCTCGGTACGGCGGTGACGGTTGTGAAGGCGCAGGTCCACGCAGGTGGCCGCGGCAAGGGCGGCGGCGTGAAGCTGGCCAAGAGCCCTGCAGAGGCGAAGCAGCACGCCAGCGACATCCTCGGGATGACTCTGGTCACCCATCAGACCGGCCCGGCGGGCAAGCTCGTGCGCAAGGTCTACGTCGAAGCGGGTTCGGACATCGATCGCGAGCTCTACCTGGCGCTGACCCTCGATCGGGCAACCGAGAATTTCGCGATCATCGCCTCGACCGAAGGCGGCATGAATATCGAGGAAGTTGCCGAGAGCACGCCCGAAAAGATCCACAACGAGTTCATCGATCCGAACGTCGGACTGCAGAGCTATCAGGTGCGCAAGGTTGCCAAGGCGTTGAAGCTCGACAAAGGGCAGACCGCCAAGCTCGATGTCTTCTTGAAGGGCCTCTACAAGCTCTTCACGGAGAAGGACGGTTCCCTCGTCGAGATCAACCCGCTCGTGGTCACGGCGGATGGCGATCTCCTCGCGCTCGATGGAAAGCTGGGCTTCGATGACAACGGACTTTTCCGCCATCCGGAGATCGCCGAGCTACGCGATCCGGAGGAGGAAGATCCCCGTGAACGGGCGGCCAACGAGATCGACCTGGCCTATGTCGGCCTCGATGGTGATATCGGCTGCATGGTGAACGGTGCGGGTCTGGCGATGGCCACCCTCGACATGATCGCCGTCTGCGGCGGTAGCCCGGCCAACTTCCTGGATGCTGGCGGTGGAGCGGACAAGGAGAAGGTGAAGGAAGCCTTCAAGCTCATCCTCGAGGACGAGAAGGTGAAGGCGATCCTCGTGAACATCTTCGGCGGCATCGTGCGCTGCGATCTGATCGCTGAAGGCGTCGTGGCCGCCGCCGGCGAGCTGGGAGTCGAGGTTCCCCTCGTCGTCCGCCTGCAGGGAAACAACGCGGACCTGGGCCGCGAGATCATGGCCGCATCCGGCCTCAACCTTACGCCCGCCGAGACGCTGCAGGAAGCGGGCGAGAAGGCCGTTTCCGCGGCCCGCGGAGCCTGA
- the sucD gene encoding succinate--CoA ligase subunit alpha has product MSILADRNTRLLVQGMGRMGQLHAKLSVEYGTQVVGGVHPGKGGATLEGIPIFDTVTEAVAETGANASVIFVPPGGAADAILEAADAGLDLTCCITEGVPAVDMARAKRAMQGSRTRLVGPNCPGVVVPEQCRIGIMPAQITKPGPVGVVSRSGTLTYEAVDQLSRLGIGQSTCLGIGGDPVIGTSFVDALTLFEADGQTEAVVMIGEIGGSAEEEAARFIQEKMSKPVVAFIAGLNAPAGKRMGHAGAIISGGKGHASDKIEALEAAGVVVAKSPGEIGNTLAARIA; this is encoded by the coding sequence ATGTCCATTCTCGCTGACAGGAACACCAGGCTGCTGGTTCAGGGCATGGGCCGCATGGGCCAGCTCCATGCGAAGCTCTCCGTCGAGTACGGGACCCAGGTCGTGGGTGGCGTTCATCCAGGCAAAGGTGGTGCGACCCTCGAGGGGATTCCGATCTTCGATACGGTGACCGAGGCCGTGGCGGAGACCGGTGCAAATGCGTCGGTGATCTTCGTGCCGCCCGGAGGTGCCGCAGACGCCATACTCGAGGCCGCGGACGCTGGCCTCGACCTCACCTGCTGCATCACCGAGGGAGTTCCGGCAGTCGACATGGCCCGGGCGAAGCGCGCCATGCAGGGCTCTCGCACCCGGCTGGTCGGGCCGAATTGCCCGGGCGTCGTCGTGCCGGAGCAATGCCGGATCGGCATCATGCCCGCACAGATCACGAAGCCCGGGCCGGTCGGCGTGGTTTCACGCTCCGGCACCCTCACCTACGAAGCGGTCGATCAGCTCTCGCGGCTGGGGATCGGCCAGTCGACGTGTCTGGGAATCGGCGGCGATCCGGTGATCGGCACCAGCTTCGTCGATGCGCTCACGCTCTTCGAAGCCGACGGTCAGACCGAGGCCGTCGTGATGATCGGCGAGATCGGCGGCTCGGCCGAGGAAGAAGCCGCGCGCTTCATCCAGGAGAAGATGTCGAAGCCCGTGGTCGCGTTCATCGCGGGCCTGAATGCGCCTGCCGGAAAACGCATGGGTCATGCCGGCGCGATCATTTCCGGCGGAAAGGGCCACGCGAGCGACAAGATCGAGGCTCTCGAGGCGGCCGGTGTGGTCGTGGCGAAATCGCCCGGGGAGATCGGGAACACGCTCGCGGCCCGGATCGCCTAG
- a CDS encoding 2-oxoacid:ferredoxin oxidoreductase subunit beta → MAAATTAPLKTRDFVSDLDVRWCPGCGDYSILKNIQKVMPELGVPKENVVFVSGIGCSSRFPYYMNTFGFHTIHGRAPAFATGIRASRPDLSVWVITGDGDGLSIGGNHLIHTIRRNLNMQILLFNNRVYGLTKGQYSPTSREGMRSKSSPQGSIDHPIDPIALALAAGATFVARTIDVDAPHLQETLHRAHAHEGTAFVEILQNCVVYNDNEWLELEDRKTRVSSSLALENGEPLVFGPKGDRRGIRIHDGVPSIIALGDNDDPVSHGVATHNEAAPSASYAFALASMARPEFPLPIGVIRAVEKPNYEHMLQAQVDDALEAHGPGDLKALLHSGDTWTVE, encoded by the coding sequence ATGGCAGCCGCGACAACCGCTCCGTTGAAGACCCGGGATTTCGTCTCCGACCTGGACGTGCGCTGGTGCCCGGGGTGCGGGGACTACTCGATCCTGAAGAACATCCAGAAGGTGATGCCCGAGCTCGGCGTACCCAAGGAGAACGTGGTCTTCGTGTCGGGAATCGGCTGCTCCAGTCGCTTCCCCTACTACATGAACACGTTCGGTTTCCACACCATTCACGGCCGCGCTCCTGCTTTCGCGACCGGCATTCGAGCCAGCCGGCCGGATCTCTCCGTCTGGGTGATCACCGGTGACGGTGACGGGCTCTCGATCGGCGGCAACCATCTGATCCATACGATTCGTCGGAACCTGAACATGCAGATCCTGCTGTTCAACAACCGGGTCTACGGGCTTACCAAGGGCCAGTACTCTCCGACCTCTCGCGAGGGCATGCGCAGCAAGAGTTCACCCCAGGGCTCGATCGACCATCCGATCGATCCGATCGCCCTGGCCCTGGCTGCCGGCGCAACCTTCGTGGCGCGAACGATCGACGTGGACGCGCCCCACCTGCAGGAGACCTTGCACCGCGCACACGCCCACGAGGGAACGGCCTTCGTCGAGATCCTCCAGAACTGCGTCGTCTACAATGACAACGAGTGGCTCGAGCTCGAGGACCGGAAGACGCGCGTCTCGTCCTCCCTCGCCCTGGAGAACGGAGAGCCGCTCGTCTTTGGACCCAAGGGCGACCGCAGGGGCATCCGCATCCACGATGGCGTGCCCTCGATCATCGCTCTCGGAGACAACGACGACCCCGTGAGCCACGGTGTCGCTACCCACAACGAAGCGGCCCCCAGTGCGAGCTACGCCTTCGCCCTCGCCTCCATGGCAAGGCCGGAGTTCCCGCTGCCCATCGGCGTCATCCGCGCCGTCGAGAAGCCCAACTACGAACACATGCTCCAGGCCCAGGTAGACGACGCCCTCGAAGCGCATGGCCCTGGCGACCTGAAAGCCCTCCTCCACTCCGGCGACACCTGGACCGTGGAGTAG
- a CDS encoding 2-oxoacid:acceptor oxidoreductase subunit alpha produces MEDQDGSSRRHGQILHSHDGRVERELEAANGPREEIQRLIPPREEHALLSAPGGRHLRFIRAQATLRSPFFQRPFSRAGQISHALALGGFGGHLGGYNAGAFPTAAARPGCNSETGRPRSPQQVAQPKKPIKKVEPVAQPEKPDDPVEHEALPEKQVKQLEHVAIRFAGDSGDGMQLTGTKFTESTALAGNDLSTFPDFPAEIRAPAGSLAGVSGFQIHFSSEDIRTPADQPDVLVALNPAALHGNIADLRSGGMVIINSDAFTGKNLERAGYDDDPLPELVDRYRVVEIPLTSLNREALKDLKLSTRDKDRCKNFFTLGLMFWLYNRPIESTVRWLETKFRGDVLEANVRVLKAGMHFGETTELFPASFAVPKAKIQPGTYRNITGNQALAWGIIAAGVQLGRPIFLGAYPITPASEILHELARYRHFGVKTFQAEDEIAAASATIGAAFAGQLAATTTSGPGLLLKQEAIGLAVMTELPIVVVDVQRAGPSTGMPTKTEQADLLAALYGRNSDSPMPVLAPCTPGDCFTIMIEAFQLAVKYMTPVTVLSDGYLANSSEPWLIPDVDSLPRTEVRYHQDPEGFLPYLRDPDTLARPWAIPGTKGLEHRIGGLESEENTGTVSYVAENHERMVRLRAEKVARITQDIPPTEVNGADQGELLVIGWGGTYGAISSAVNGAREDGLDVSSVHLRHLNPFPSDLGEVLSRFRQVLVPELNAGQLRRLLRAEFLVPAESLSKVQGQPFKVHEIRARIEQILGAGS; encoded by the coding sequence ATGGAGGACCAGGACGGCTCGAGCCGGCGCCACGGGCAGATTCTCCACTCGCACGACGGGCGTGTTGAGCGAGAGCTGGAGGCTGCGAATGGCCCCCGGGAGGAGATTCAGCGGCTGATCCCGCCGCGCGAAGAACATGCATTGCTATCGGCCCCGGGCGGCCGCCACTTGAGGTTCATCCGAGCGCAGGCCACCCTCAGAAGTCCTTTCTTTCAAAGGCCTTTTTCCCGGGCGGGCCAGATCTCCCACGCTCTTGCCCTCGGGGGTTTCGGTGGTCACCTGGGGGGATACAATGCCGGGGCGTTCCCTACCGCGGCGGCCCGCCCGGGGTGCAACTCGGAGACCGGCCGCCCAAGGAGCCCACAGCAAGTGGCCCAGCCCAAGAAGCCGATCAAGAAGGTCGAGCCCGTGGCCCAGCCCGAGAAGCCGGATGACCCGGTCGAGCACGAAGCCCTGCCCGAAAAGCAGGTCAAGCAGCTCGAGCACGTCGCCATTCGCTTTGCGGGAGATTCTGGCGACGGCATGCAGCTCACCGGAACCAAGTTCACCGAGTCGACCGCACTCGCCGGAAACGATCTCTCGACGTTCCCGGATTTTCCAGCAGAGATCCGCGCACCCGCTGGCTCGCTTGCCGGTGTGTCCGGATTCCAGATTCATTTTTCCAGCGAAGACATTCGCACGCCCGCCGACCAGCCCGACGTTCTGGTCGCACTGAACCCGGCCGCCCTGCACGGGAACATTGCGGACCTGCGATCCGGTGGCATGGTGATCATCAACAGCGATGCATTCACCGGAAAGAACCTGGAGCGGGCCGGTTACGATGACGACCCGCTGCCCGAACTCGTCGATCGGTACCGTGTCGTAGAGATCCCGCTGACATCCCTCAACCGCGAGGCGTTGAAGGATCTCAAGCTCAGCACCCGAGACAAGGATCGCTGCAAGAACTTCTTCACGCTCGGTTTGATGTTCTGGCTCTACAACCGGCCGATCGAATCGACCGTGAGGTGGCTCGAAACCAAGTTTCGCGGCGATGTCCTCGAAGCCAACGTCCGCGTCCTGAAGGCGGGCATGCACTTCGGTGAGACCACCGAACTCTTCCCGGCTTCGTTCGCCGTACCGAAGGCGAAAATCCAGCCGGGTACCTACCGGAACATCACGGGCAACCAGGCATTGGCCTGGGGGATCATCGCGGCGGGCGTGCAGCTGGGGAGGCCGATCTTCCTCGGCGCCTATCCGATCACACCGGCCAGCGAAATCCTCCACGAACTAGCCCGCTATCGGCATTTTGGAGTGAAGACCTTTCAGGCCGAAGATGAGATTGCGGCCGCGAGCGCGACGATTGGCGCCGCCTTCGCAGGCCAGCTCGCCGCCACCACGACGAGCGGCCCAGGCCTCCTCCTGAAGCAGGAGGCCATTGGTCTCGCGGTGATGACCGAGCTTCCGATCGTGGTCGTGGATGTCCAGCGCGCGGGGCCCTCGACCGGAATGCCTACCAAGACGGAGCAGGCCGACCTGCTGGCTGCTTTGTACGGGCGAAACTCCGACAGTCCGATGCCGGTGCTCGCACCCTGCACCCCGGGCGATTGCTTCACGATCATGATCGAAGCCTTCCAGCTCGCCGTGAAGTACATGACGCCGGTTACGGTGTTGTCGGACGGATACCTGGCCAACAGCTCGGAGCCCTGGCTGATTCCGGATGTGGATTCCCTGCCGCGAACCGAGGTCCGCTACCACCAGGACCCGGAGGGTTTCCTGCCCTATCTGCGGGATCCGGACACGCTTGCGCGGCCCTGGGCCATTCCCGGAACCAAGGGGCTCGAGCATCGCATCGGCGGTCTCGAAAGCGAGGAGAACACCGGAACCGTGTCCTACGTGGCCGAGAACCACGAGCGAATGGTTCGGCTTCGAGCCGAGAAGGTGGCTCGCATTACCCAGGACATTCCCCCGACCGAAGTGAACGGAGCGGACCAGGGCGAACTCCTGGTGATCGGTTGGGGAGGCACCTACGGCGCCATCAGCTCCGCGGTGAACGGAGCCAGGGAAGACGGGCTCGACGTTTCGAGCGTGCATCTGCGCCACCTGAATCCGTTCCCTTCCGACCTGGGCGAAGTCCTGTCACGCTTCCGTCAGGTGCTCGTGCCCGAGCTCAACGCGGGCCAACTCCGACGCCTGCTGCGGGCCGAGTTCCTGGTTCCTGCGGAAAGCCTGTCGAAGGTCCAGGGACAGCCCTTCAAAGTGCATGAAATTCGCGCGCGCATCGAGCAGATCCTCGGTGCAGGGAGCTGA
- a CDS encoding tetratricopeptide repeat protein — MTSHDRNRRILSLVLALMACAVFASGCATSGGSPKDVADTSRPGKAAVGSDQAERRAAAHYNVGTGHMREGRIELAIRELRVSEEMNPKDKWTQLALADAYRRKGRSADAEQHLLKALAVDADFQQASLTLSAIYIQLERYGEAIALTEMLIDDPTFPLPWAALTNQGWAYYKLGQLVPATEALEMATEYHSGYWRPVLSLGIIEAARGNNERAIKRFERVVELGPGPLAQAEANYRLAEIFIAQGNRDRAVEYLTASAAQRPSGPWGKRSEEYLDRLR, encoded by the coding sequence GTGACAAGTCACGATCGAAATCGTCGAATCCTGTCGTTGGTTCTTGCTTTGATGGCCTGCGCCGTCTTCGCTTCGGGTTGTGCCACGTCTGGCGGCAGCCCGAAAGACGTCGCGGATACCTCCAGGCCTGGGAAAGCGGCGGTCGGCTCCGACCAGGCCGAACGCCGGGCGGCTGCTCACTACAACGTGGGTACGGGTCATATGCGAGAGGGGCGCATCGAGCTTGCGATTCGCGAGTTGCGCGTTTCGGAGGAGATGAATCCCAAGGACAAGTGGACCCAGCTCGCTCTGGCGGACGCTTACCGACGCAAAGGGCGCTCTGCCGATGCGGAGCAGCATCTGCTGAAGGCGTTGGCCGTCGACGCGGACTTCCAGCAGGCCAGCCTGACCCTTTCGGCGATCTACATCCAGCTGGAACGCTACGGCGAAGCGATCGCATTGACCGAAATGCTGATCGACGATCCGACCTTTCCCTTGCCCTGGGCAGCGCTTACCAACCAGGGCTGGGCCTACTACAAGCTGGGCCAACTCGTGCCGGCCACCGAGGCCCTCGAGATGGCGACCGAATATCATAGTGGCTACTGGCGTCCGGTCCTCAGCCTCGGCATCATCGAAGCGGCGCGCGGAAACAATGAACGTGCGATCAAGCGCTTCGAGCGGGTCGTCGAGCTCGGACCGGGGCCGCTGGCCCAGGCCGAAGCGAACTATCGGCTCGCTGAGATCTTCATTGCGCAGGGAAACCGCGATCGGGCCGTCGAGTATCTGACAGCCTCCGCGGCACAGAGGCCTAGCGGACCATGGGGCAAACGATCCGAGGAGTATCTGGATCGTCTCCGCTGA